Proteins from a single region of Lepus europaeus isolate LE1 chromosome 4, mLepTim1.pri, whole genome shotgun sequence:
- the LOC133758881 gene encoding olfactory receptor 2G6, giving the protein MEEANNSSGNGFLLLGFSDQPQLERCLFIIVLHFYIFNLLGNTAIILVSCVDAKLHTPMYFFLSNLSCVDICFTTSVAPQLLVTMSKKDKSMSYGGCVAQLYVAMGLGSSECILLAVMAYDRYVAVCRPLHYATIMHPKLCVALASTAWLSGLVTSLIQCSLTVQLPLCGHRKLDHIFCEVPVLLKLACVDTTFNEGELFVASVVFLIVPVSLILVSYGFIIQAVLRIKSAAGRKKAFGTCSSHLVVVIIFYGTIIFMYLQPAKSSSQNQGKFVSLFYTIVTPLLNPIIYTLRNKDVKGALRAMVIGHASGSERL; this is encoded by the coding sequence ATGGAGGAAGCCAACAACAGCTCTGGAAATGGCTTTCTACTTCTGGGGTTTTCAGATCAGCCCCAACTGGAAAGGTGCCTTTTCATCATCGTTTTGCACTTTTACATCTTTAATCTTCTGGGGAACACAGCCATCATATTGGTGTCTTGCGTGGATGCCAAACTCCACACACCAATGTACTTCTTCCTTAGCAACCTCTCCTGTGTGGACATCTGTTTCACCACAAGTGTTGCCCCACAGCTGCTGGTTACTATGAGCAAGAAAGACAAGAGCATGAGCTATGGAGGATGTGTGGCTCAGCTCTATGTGGCTATGGGGTTGGGTTCCTCCGAGTGCATTCTCCTGGCGGTCATGGCTTATGACCGCTATGTTGCAGTCTGCCGGCCACTGCACTACGCCACCATCATGCACCCCAAGCTCTGTGTTGCCTTGGCCAGCACAGCATGGCTCAGTGGACTGGTCACCTCTCTCATTCAGTGTTCCCTCACTGTGCAGCTGCCCCTCTGTGGTCATCGGAAACTGGACCACATTTTCTGTGAGGTGCCAGTGCTCCTCAAACTGGCCTGTGTGGACACAACTTTCAATGAGGGAGAACTCTTTGTGGCCAGTGTAGTGTTTCTGATTGTCCCTGTGTCACTCATCTTAGTCTCCTATGGCTTCATAATCCAGGCTGTTCTGAGGATCAAATCAGCTGCAGGGCGCAAAAAGGCCTTCGGGACCTGCTCCTCTCACCTGGTTGTTGTCATCATTTTCTATGGGACCATCATTTTCATGTACCTGCAACCAGCCAAAAGCAGCTCCCAAAACCAGGGAAAGTTTGTCTCTCTTTTCTACACCATAgtcactccacttctgaacccTATTATCTATACGCTGAGAAACAAAGATGTGAAAGGAGCCTTGAGGGCAATGGTAATAGGACATGCTTCGGGGTCAGAAAGGTTATGA
- the LOC133758882 gene encoding olfactory receptor 2H1-like: MTNESFPVGFILLGFSEWPQVESVLFWIVIMLYLVTILGNSTIILLSCMDPRLYTPMYFFLSNLSFLDLCLATACVPQMLSNLWGPDKSITYAGCVMQLCVFLCVGATECILLVAMAFDRYIAVCQPLRYTTIVHRPLCWKLALMAWMSGLTESLILSPVTLQLPFCPHHRLDDFLCEIPVLIRLACGDTSINEWQLTISAVIFTMVPVGLILTSYGRIAQAVGKMKSEEGRQKVIATCSSHLLVVFMFYGTVAMVYTDPKTNFSSKYGKFFTFFYTVVTPMLNPLIYTLRNKEVKDALQRMLRKGICLKKY; this comes from the coding sequence ATGACCAATGAGAGCTTCCCAGTGGGCTTCATCCTTCTTGGATTCTCTGAATGGCCCCAGGTAGAGTCAGTTCTCTTCTGGATTGTGATCATGCTGTACCTCGTGACTATCCTGGGCAACTCAACCATCATCTTGCTCTCATGCATGGACCCTCGTCTCTACACCCCCATGTACTTCTTTCTTAGCAATCTTTCCTTTTTGGATCTCTGCTTGGCCACAGCCTGTGTTCCCCAGATGCTGTCAAACCTGTGGGGGCCAGACAAGAGCATCACCTATGCAGGCTGTGTCATGCAGCTCTGTGTGTTCCTCTGTGTTGGTGCTACAGAGTGCATCTTGCTGGTGGCCATGGCCTTTGACCGCTACATTGCTGTGTGTCAGCCTCTGCGCTATACTACCATTGTGCACCGTCCACTCTGTTGGAAGCTGGCACTCATGGCCTGGATGTCAGGTCTGACAGAGTCACTTATCTTATCTCCTGTTACACTCCAGCTGCCCTTCTGCCCCCATCACCGCCTGGATGACTTCCTGTGTGAGATTCCTGTGCTCATACGCCTGGCCTGTGGTGACACCTCGATCAATGAGTGGCAGTTGACCATCTCTGCTGTCATCTTCACCATGGTGCCTGTGGGGTTGATCCTGACTTCTTATGGCCGTATAGCTCAAGCAGTGGGGAAAATGAAGtcagaggaggggaggcagaaagTCAttgccacctgctcctcccacctcctTGTGGTCTTCATGTTTTATGGGACAGTGGCAATGGTGTACACAGACCCTAAGACCAACTTCTCTTCCAAATATGGCAAGTTCTTCACCTTCTTCTACACTGTGGTCACACCCATGCTGAACCCTCTCATCTATACCCTGAGGAACAAAGAGGTGAAGGATGCTCTTCAAAGGATGCTGAGAAAGGGGATCTGCTTAAAGAAATACTGA